A section of the Platichthys flesus chromosome 22, fPlaFle2.1, whole genome shotgun sequence genome encodes:
- the LOC133933894 gene encoding inactive dipeptidyl peptidase 10-like isoform X1 — protein sequence MNQTASVSHQIECQPIKDDKEFVDVSVPQRNWKGIAISLLVIVVVCSLITMSVVVLTPVEVPGSSRSRLTVADLYKPEFSVHDPEATWISDSEVVYRNRDGHVIKFNFALNQTEVILSNSTFVRWVFSFAVFLKMKSFLLSSNNCVHFVLPVRQVAFKVAKYSLSADLKYALFAYDVKRMYRYSYTASYIVYNIYTREVWELNPPEVQNAVLQHAAWGKQGQQLIYIFENNIYYQSDVKSVSLRITSSGKEGVIFNGLADWLYEEEILHSHLAHWWSPDGERLAFLTIDDTRVPNMALPQFTGSTYPKGLQYPYPMAGQTNPAVKLSLVNLFGATHTQELLPPDQLRHRDFYVTMVKWISPTHLVVRWVNRAQNLSLLTECDATLGVCLQRHRDTSETWLSRQGQEPLFSKDRSRFFLTLPVKQGGQGDFHHITMFTKKLRSDQDEVRHLTSGDWEVTDIVAYDENNQLVYFLSTEESAQQRHLFWVSTLGLFPRRCLTCGLKEECTFFEANVHPDAQHAVLSCKGPGVPAVLLLNLDDVDSYFILENNLPLRTALGTKRTVQTDIRVITHGNFELPLKLNYPPDFSESFLYGLLLVVGSSPGTQTVTQEFRPDWDWVLVGSEQVIVARLDGRGSGFRGQRVSQDVHLKLGSVDAEDQMAALEYLVKLPFIDRTRVGVFGEDYGGFLALTMLKSPERLVRCAAAQTPVIDWSMYASAFSERYLGSPSTEESKYQASRVLSNMKGLQGGTLFLAHGTADANVHFTHSAELIKHLIKIGANYTMQIYPDEGHFLSQRSRIQLTHSLIGYFRGCLLDASSLLEQQRDDE from the exons GAGTTTGTGGACGTGAGCGTGCCGCAGAGGAACTGGAAGGGCATCGCCATCTCCCTGCTGGTCATCGTGGTGGTGTGCTCGCTCATCACCATGTCCGTGGTCGTCCTCACACCCG TGGAGGTTCCCGGCAGCAGCAGGTCCAGGCTGACGGTGGCAGATCTGTACAAGCCCGAGTTCAGCGTCCACGACCCCGAGGCCACGTGGATCAGTG ATTCCGAGGTGGTTTACAGGAACCGTGACGGCCACGTCATCAAGTTCAACTTCGCCCTGAACCAGACGGAGGTCATTCTGAGCAACAGCACGTTTGTACGCtgggttttttcttttgctgtttttctaaAGATGAAGTCTTTTCTGTTATCATCCAATAACTGTGTACATTTTGTGCTTCCTGTTCGTCAGGTGGCTTTCAAGGTGGCCAAGTACTCGCTCTCTGCAGATCTGAAGTACGCGCTGTTCGCCTACGACGTCAAGCGG ATGTACAGATATTCCTACACGGCGTCTTACATCGTCTACAACATCTACACAAG gGAGGTGTGGGAGCTGAATCCTCCTGAGGTCCAGAACGCTGTGCTCCAACACGCAGCCTGGGGCAAACAAGGACAACAGCTG aTCTACATCTTTGAGAACAACATCTACTACCAGTCGGATGTGAAGAGCGTCTCCCTGAGGATCACTTCCTCCGGGAAGGAGGGCGTCATCTTCAACGGCCTCGCTGATTGGCTGTACGAAG AGGAGATCCTGCACTCACACCTGGCTCACTGGTGGTCGCCGGACGGGGAGCGACTGGCCTTCCTCACCATCGACGACACCCGGGTGCCCAACATGGCTCTGCCCCAGTTCACCGGCAGCACCTACCCCAAAGGGCTCCAGTACCCCTACCCCATG GCCGGTCAGACGAACCCTGCGGTCAAGCTGTCTCTGGTCAACCTGTTCGGAGCGACTCACActcaggagctgctgcctcCAGATCAGCTGCGGCACCGAGACTTCTACGTCACGATGGTGAAGTGGATCAGCCCCACCCACCTCGTGGTGCGCTGGGTCAACCGGGCGCAGAACCTGTCGCTGCTGACGGAGTGCGACGCCACGCTGGGAGTCTGTCTTCAG agacacagggacacctCGGAGACGTGGCTGTCCAGACAG ggccAGGAGCCGCTGTTCTCCAAGGACAGGAGCAGGTTCTTCCTCACGCTGCCTGTGAAACAAGGAGGTCAGGGAGACTTCCACCACATCACCATGTTCACAAAGAAG CTGCGGAGCGACCAGGACGAGGTTCGCCATCTGACGTCAGGAGACTGGGAGGTGACGGACATCGTGGCTTACGACGAGAACAACCAGCTCGT ATACTTCCTGAGCACAGAGGAGTCGGCGCAGCAGAGACACTTATTCTG GGTCTCCACCCTCGGCCTCTTTCCACGGAGATGTCTCACCTGTGGACTGAAGGAGGAGTGTACCTTTTTCGAGGCGAACGTCCACCCCGACGCTCAGCACGCCGTCCTGAGCTGCAAAG GCCCTGGAGTTCCAGCTGTGCTGCTCCTGAATCTGGACGACGTGGACT CGTATTTCATCCTGGAGAACAACCTGCCCCTCCGCACGGCGCTCGGGACCAAGAGGACGGTTCAGACCGACATCCGCGTCATCACACACGGCAACTTCG AGCTGCCGCTGAAGCTCAACTACCCCCCCGACTTCTCCGAGTCCTTCCTCTACGGCCTCCTCCTCGTCGT CGGCAGTTCTCCCGGGACCCAGACGGTGACGCAGGAGTTCAGGCCGGACTGGGACTGGGTGCTGGTGGGATCTGAGCAGGTCATCGTGGCTCGACTGGACGGCAGAGGTTCTGggttcagaggtcaaag GGTTTCACAGGACGTTCATCTGAAGCTCGGCTCCGTGGACGCTGAAGACCAGATGGCTGCTCTCGA gTACCTGGTGAAGCTGCCGTTCATCGACCGCACTCGGGTCGGAGTCTTCGGGGAG GATTACGGCGGCTTCCTGGCGCTGACGATGCTGAAGTCGCCGGAGCGGCTGGTGCGATGCGCTGCGGCTCAGACCCCCGTCATCGACTGGTCCATGTACG CCTCGGCCTTTTCTGAGAGATACCTGGGCTCGCCCTCCACCGAGGAGAGCAAGTACCAA GCGTCCAGAGTCCTGAGCAACATGAAGGGTCTGCAGGGAGGAACTCTGTTCCTGGCTCACGGGACGGCCGACG CCAACGTCCACTTCACGCACTCCGCAGAGCTCATCAAGCACTTGATAAAGATCGGAGCCAACTACACCATGCAG ATCTACCCGGACGAGGGACACTTCCTGTCCCAGCGCAGCCGCATCCAGCTGACTCACTCCCTGATTGGTTATTTCCGCGGCTGTCTCCTCGACGCGTCGTCGTTACTCGAGCAGCAGCGGGACGACGAGTGA
- the LOC133933897 gene encoding tubulin alpha chain-like produces the protein MRECISIHVGQAGVQMGNTCWELYCLEHGIQPDGQMPTVKSDGRGDDSFTTFFSETGNGKYVPRAIFVDLEPTVIDEVRTGTYRQLFHPEQLISGKEDAANNYARGHYTVGKEHIDSVLDRIRKLSDQCTGLQGFLVFHSFGGGTGSGFTSLLMERLSVDFGKKSKLEFAIYPAPQVSTAVVEPYNSILTTHTTLEHSDCAFMVDNEAIYDICRRNLDIERPSYTNLNRLISQIVSSITASLRFDGALNVDLTEFQTNLVPYPRIHFPLATYAPVISAEKAYHEQLTVAEITNSCFEPANQMVKCDPRHGKYMACCLLYRGDVVPKEVNVAIANIKTKRSIQFVDWCPTGFKVGINYQPPTAVPGGDLAKVQRAVCMLSNTTAIAEAWARLDHKFDLMYAKRAFVHWYVGEGMEEGEFSEAREDMAALEKDYEEVGVDSFEEDEEGEEY, from the exons ATG CGCGAGTGTATCTCTATCCACGTTGGCCAGGCCGGTGTCCAGATGGGCAACACCTGCTGGGAGCTGTACTGTCTGGAACACGGCATCCAGCCGGACGGACAGATGCCAACCGTCAAGTCCGACGGGCGCGGAGACGACTCCTTCACAACCTTCTTCAGCGAGACCGGCAACGGGAAATACGTCCCCAGGGCCATCTTCGTGGACCTGGAGCCCACTGTCATCG atgAGGTTCGTACAGGAACATACCGCCAGCTCTTCCACCCCGAGCAGCTGATCTCTGGGAAGGAAGACGCCGCCAACAACTACGCCCGCGGTCACTACACAGTCGGAAAGGAGCACATCGACTCCGTCCTCGACAGGATCCGCAAACTG tctgaccAGTGCACTGGGCTCCAGGGCTTCCTGGTCTTCCACTCCTTCGGCGGAGGAACCGGCTCCGGCTTCACCTCTCTCCTGATGGAGCGCCTCTCAGTAGACTTCGGCAAGAAGTCCAAGCTGGAGTTCGCCATCTACCCGGCTCCTCAGGTGTCCACAGCCGTGGTGGAACCCTACAACTCCATCCTCACCACCCACACCACCCTGGAGCACTCCGACTGCGCCTTCATGGTTGACAACGAAGCCATCTACGATATCTGCCGCAGGAACCTGGACATCGAGCGTCCGTCCTACACAAACCTCAATCGCCTTATCAGCCAGATTGTCTCCTCCATCACCGCCTCCCTGCGCTTCGACGGCGCCCTGAACGTGGACCTGACCGAGTTCCAGACCAATCTGGTGCCTTACCCTCGTATCCACTTCCCTCTGGCCACCTACGCCCCCGTCATCTCCGCAGAGAAGGCCTACCACGAGCAGCTCACCGTGGCTGAAATCACCAACTCCTGCTTCGAGCCCGCCAACCAGATGGTGAAGTGCGACCCCCGCCACGGCAAGTACATGGCGTGCTGTCTGCTGTACCGCGGAGACGTGGTGCCCAAGGAGGTGAACGTGGCCATCGCCAACATCAAAACCAAGCGCTCCATCCAGTTTGTGGACTGGTGTCCCACCGGCTTCAAGGTCGGCATCAACTACCAGCCGCCCACCGCCGTTCCCGGTGGAGACCTGGCCAAGGTCCAGAGGGCCGTGTGCATGCTGAGCAACACCACCGCCATCGCCGAGGCCTGGGCGCGGCTCGACCACAAGTTCGACCTGATGTACGCCAAGAGGGCCTTCGTGCACTGGTATGTGGGAGAGGGCATGGAGGAGGGCGAGTTCTCTGAGGCCAGAGAGGACATGGCCGCTCTGGAGAAGGATTACGAGGAGGTCGGCGTCGACTCGTTCGAGGAAGACGAAGAGGGCGAAGAGTATTAA
- the LOC133933894 gene encoding inactive dipeptidyl peptidase 10-like isoform X3, whose protein sequence is MNQTASVSHQIECQPIKDDKEFVDVSVPQRNWKGIAISLLVIVVVCSLITMSVVVLTPVEVPGSSRSRLTVADLYKPEFSVHDPEATWISDSEVVYRNRDGHVIKFNFALNQTEVILSNSTFVAFKVAKYSLSADLKYALFAYDVKRMYRYSYTASYIVYNIYTREVWELNPPEVQNAVLQHAAWGKQGQQLIYIFENNIYYQSDVKSVSLRITSSGKEGVIFNGLADWLYEEEILHSHLAHWWSPDGERLAFLTIDDTRVPNMALPQFTGSTYPKGLQYPYPMAGQTNPAVKLSLVNLFGATHTQELLPPDQLRHRDFYVTMVKWISPTHLVVRWVNRAQNLSLLTECDATLGVCLQRHRDTSETWLSRQGQEPLFSKDRSRFFLTLPVKQGGQGDFHHITMFTKKLRSDQDEVRHLTSGDWEVTDIVAYDENNQLVYFLSTEESAQQRHLFWVSTLGLFPRRCLTCGLKEECTFFEANVHPDAQHAVLSCKGPGVPAVLLLNLDDVDSYFILENNLPLRTALGTKRTVQTDIRVITHGNFELPLKLNYPPDFSESFLYGLLLVVGSSPGTQTVTQEFRPDWDWVLVGSEQVIVARLDGRGSGFRGQRVSQDVHLKLGSVDAEDQMAALEYLVKLPFIDRTRVGVFGEDYGGFLALTMLKSPERLVRCAAAQTPVIDWSMYASAFSERYLGSPSTEESKYQASRVLSNMKGLQGGTLFLAHGTADANVHFTHSAELIKHLIKIGANYTMQIYPDEGHFLSQRSRIQLTHSLIGYFRGCLLDASSLLEQQRDDE, encoded by the exons GAGTTTGTGGACGTGAGCGTGCCGCAGAGGAACTGGAAGGGCATCGCCATCTCCCTGCTGGTCATCGTGGTGGTGTGCTCGCTCATCACCATGTCCGTGGTCGTCCTCACACCCG TGGAGGTTCCCGGCAGCAGCAGGTCCAGGCTGACGGTGGCAGATCTGTACAAGCCCGAGTTCAGCGTCCACGACCCCGAGGCCACGTGGATCAGTG ATTCCGAGGTGGTTTACAGGAACCGTGACGGCCACGTCATCAAGTTCAACTTCGCCCTGAACCAGACGGAGGTCATTCTGAGCAACAGCACGTTT GTGGCTTTCAAGGTGGCCAAGTACTCGCTCTCTGCAGATCTGAAGTACGCGCTGTTCGCCTACGACGTCAAGCGG ATGTACAGATATTCCTACACGGCGTCTTACATCGTCTACAACATCTACACAAG gGAGGTGTGGGAGCTGAATCCTCCTGAGGTCCAGAACGCTGTGCTCCAACACGCAGCCTGGGGCAAACAAGGACAACAGCTG aTCTACATCTTTGAGAACAACATCTACTACCAGTCGGATGTGAAGAGCGTCTCCCTGAGGATCACTTCCTCCGGGAAGGAGGGCGTCATCTTCAACGGCCTCGCTGATTGGCTGTACGAAG AGGAGATCCTGCACTCACACCTGGCTCACTGGTGGTCGCCGGACGGGGAGCGACTGGCCTTCCTCACCATCGACGACACCCGGGTGCCCAACATGGCTCTGCCCCAGTTCACCGGCAGCACCTACCCCAAAGGGCTCCAGTACCCCTACCCCATG GCCGGTCAGACGAACCCTGCGGTCAAGCTGTCTCTGGTCAACCTGTTCGGAGCGACTCACActcaggagctgctgcctcCAGATCAGCTGCGGCACCGAGACTTCTACGTCACGATGGTGAAGTGGATCAGCCCCACCCACCTCGTGGTGCGCTGGGTCAACCGGGCGCAGAACCTGTCGCTGCTGACGGAGTGCGACGCCACGCTGGGAGTCTGTCTTCAG agacacagggacacctCGGAGACGTGGCTGTCCAGACAG ggccAGGAGCCGCTGTTCTCCAAGGACAGGAGCAGGTTCTTCCTCACGCTGCCTGTGAAACAAGGAGGTCAGGGAGACTTCCACCACATCACCATGTTCACAAAGAAG CTGCGGAGCGACCAGGACGAGGTTCGCCATCTGACGTCAGGAGACTGGGAGGTGACGGACATCGTGGCTTACGACGAGAACAACCAGCTCGT ATACTTCCTGAGCACAGAGGAGTCGGCGCAGCAGAGACACTTATTCTG GGTCTCCACCCTCGGCCTCTTTCCACGGAGATGTCTCACCTGTGGACTGAAGGAGGAGTGTACCTTTTTCGAGGCGAACGTCCACCCCGACGCTCAGCACGCCGTCCTGAGCTGCAAAG GCCCTGGAGTTCCAGCTGTGCTGCTCCTGAATCTGGACGACGTGGACT CGTATTTCATCCTGGAGAACAACCTGCCCCTCCGCACGGCGCTCGGGACCAAGAGGACGGTTCAGACCGACATCCGCGTCATCACACACGGCAACTTCG AGCTGCCGCTGAAGCTCAACTACCCCCCCGACTTCTCCGAGTCCTTCCTCTACGGCCTCCTCCTCGTCGT CGGCAGTTCTCCCGGGACCCAGACGGTGACGCAGGAGTTCAGGCCGGACTGGGACTGGGTGCTGGTGGGATCTGAGCAGGTCATCGTGGCTCGACTGGACGGCAGAGGTTCTGggttcagaggtcaaag GGTTTCACAGGACGTTCATCTGAAGCTCGGCTCCGTGGACGCTGAAGACCAGATGGCTGCTCTCGA gTACCTGGTGAAGCTGCCGTTCATCGACCGCACTCGGGTCGGAGTCTTCGGGGAG GATTACGGCGGCTTCCTGGCGCTGACGATGCTGAAGTCGCCGGAGCGGCTGGTGCGATGCGCTGCGGCTCAGACCCCCGTCATCGACTGGTCCATGTACG CCTCGGCCTTTTCTGAGAGATACCTGGGCTCGCCCTCCACCGAGGAGAGCAAGTACCAA GCGTCCAGAGTCCTGAGCAACATGAAGGGTCTGCAGGGAGGAACTCTGTTCCTGGCTCACGGGACGGCCGACG CCAACGTCCACTTCACGCACTCCGCAGAGCTCATCAAGCACTTGATAAAGATCGGAGCCAACTACACCATGCAG ATCTACCCGGACGAGGGACACTTCCTGTCCCAGCGCAGCCGCATCCAGCTGACTCACTCCCTGATTGGTTATTTCCGCGGCTGTCTCCTCGACGCGTCGTCGTTACTCGAGCAGCAGCGGGACGACGAGTGA
- the LOC133933894 gene encoding inactive dipeptidyl peptidase 10-like isoform X2, with protein sequence MTASKDPTKKKPKEPQQDEEFVDVSVPQRNWKGIAISLLVIVVVCSLITMSVVVLTPVEVPGSSRSRLTVADLYKPEFSVHDPEATWISDSEVVYRNRDGHVIKFNFALNQTEVILSNSTFVRWVFSFAVFLKMKSFLLSSNNCVHFVLPVRQVAFKVAKYSLSADLKYALFAYDVKRMYRYSYTASYIVYNIYTREVWELNPPEVQNAVLQHAAWGKQGQQLIYIFENNIYYQSDVKSVSLRITSSGKEGVIFNGLADWLYEEEILHSHLAHWWSPDGERLAFLTIDDTRVPNMALPQFTGSTYPKGLQYPYPMAGQTNPAVKLSLVNLFGATHTQELLPPDQLRHRDFYVTMVKWISPTHLVVRWVNRAQNLSLLTECDATLGVCLQRHRDTSETWLSRQGQEPLFSKDRSRFFLTLPVKQGGQGDFHHITMFTKKLRSDQDEVRHLTSGDWEVTDIVAYDENNQLVYFLSTEESAQQRHLFWVSTLGLFPRRCLTCGLKEECTFFEANVHPDAQHAVLSCKGPGVPAVLLLNLDDVDSYFILENNLPLRTALGTKRTVQTDIRVITHGNFELPLKLNYPPDFSESFLYGLLLVVGSSPGTQTVTQEFRPDWDWVLVGSEQVIVARLDGRGSGFRGQRVSQDVHLKLGSVDAEDQMAALEYLVKLPFIDRTRVGVFGEDYGGFLALTMLKSPERLVRCAAAQTPVIDWSMYASAFSERYLGSPSTEESKYQASRVLSNMKGLQGGTLFLAHGTADANVHFTHSAELIKHLIKIGANYTMQIYPDEGHFLSQRSRIQLTHSLIGYFRGCLLDASSLLEQQRDDE encoded by the exons GAGTTTGTGGACGTGAGCGTGCCGCAGAGGAACTGGAAGGGCATCGCCATCTCCCTGCTGGTCATCGTGGTGGTGTGCTCGCTCATCACCATGTCCGTGGTCGTCCTCACACCCG TGGAGGTTCCCGGCAGCAGCAGGTCCAGGCTGACGGTGGCAGATCTGTACAAGCCCGAGTTCAGCGTCCACGACCCCGAGGCCACGTGGATCAGTG ATTCCGAGGTGGTTTACAGGAACCGTGACGGCCACGTCATCAAGTTCAACTTCGCCCTGAACCAGACGGAGGTCATTCTGAGCAACAGCACGTTTGTACGCtgggttttttcttttgctgtttttctaaAGATGAAGTCTTTTCTGTTATCATCCAATAACTGTGTACATTTTGTGCTTCCTGTTCGTCAGGTGGCTTTCAAGGTGGCCAAGTACTCGCTCTCTGCAGATCTGAAGTACGCGCTGTTCGCCTACGACGTCAAGCGG ATGTACAGATATTCCTACACGGCGTCTTACATCGTCTACAACATCTACACAAG gGAGGTGTGGGAGCTGAATCCTCCTGAGGTCCAGAACGCTGTGCTCCAACACGCAGCCTGGGGCAAACAAGGACAACAGCTG aTCTACATCTTTGAGAACAACATCTACTACCAGTCGGATGTGAAGAGCGTCTCCCTGAGGATCACTTCCTCCGGGAAGGAGGGCGTCATCTTCAACGGCCTCGCTGATTGGCTGTACGAAG AGGAGATCCTGCACTCACACCTGGCTCACTGGTGGTCGCCGGACGGGGAGCGACTGGCCTTCCTCACCATCGACGACACCCGGGTGCCCAACATGGCTCTGCCCCAGTTCACCGGCAGCACCTACCCCAAAGGGCTCCAGTACCCCTACCCCATG GCCGGTCAGACGAACCCTGCGGTCAAGCTGTCTCTGGTCAACCTGTTCGGAGCGACTCACActcaggagctgctgcctcCAGATCAGCTGCGGCACCGAGACTTCTACGTCACGATGGTGAAGTGGATCAGCCCCACCCACCTCGTGGTGCGCTGGGTCAACCGGGCGCAGAACCTGTCGCTGCTGACGGAGTGCGACGCCACGCTGGGAGTCTGTCTTCAG agacacagggacacctCGGAGACGTGGCTGTCCAGACAG ggccAGGAGCCGCTGTTCTCCAAGGACAGGAGCAGGTTCTTCCTCACGCTGCCTGTGAAACAAGGAGGTCAGGGAGACTTCCACCACATCACCATGTTCACAAAGAAG CTGCGGAGCGACCAGGACGAGGTTCGCCATCTGACGTCAGGAGACTGGGAGGTGACGGACATCGTGGCTTACGACGAGAACAACCAGCTCGT ATACTTCCTGAGCACAGAGGAGTCGGCGCAGCAGAGACACTTATTCTG GGTCTCCACCCTCGGCCTCTTTCCACGGAGATGTCTCACCTGTGGACTGAAGGAGGAGTGTACCTTTTTCGAGGCGAACGTCCACCCCGACGCTCAGCACGCCGTCCTGAGCTGCAAAG GCCCTGGAGTTCCAGCTGTGCTGCTCCTGAATCTGGACGACGTGGACT CGTATTTCATCCTGGAGAACAACCTGCCCCTCCGCACGGCGCTCGGGACCAAGAGGACGGTTCAGACCGACATCCGCGTCATCACACACGGCAACTTCG AGCTGCCGCTGAAGCTCAACTACCCCCCCGACTTCTCCGAGTCCTTCCTCTACGGCCTCCTCCTCGTCGT CGGCAGTTCTCCCGGGACCCAGACGGTGACGCAGGAGTTCAGGCCGGACTGGGACTGGGTGCTGGTGGGATCTGAGCAGGTCATCGTGGCTCGACTGGACGGCAGAGGTTCTGggttcagaggtcaaag GGTTTCACAGGACGTTCATCTGAAGCTCGGCTCCGTGGACGCTGAAGACCAGATGGCTGCTCTCGA gTACCTGGTGAAGCTGCCGTTCATCGACCGCACTCGGGTCGGAGTCTTCGGGGAG GATTACGGCGGCTTCCTGGCGCTGACGATGCTGAAGTCGCCGGAGCGGCTGGTGCGATGCGCTGCGGCTCAGACCCCCGTCATCGACTGGTCCATGTACG CCTCGGCCTTTTCTGAGAGATACCTGGGCTCGCCCTCCACCGAGGAGAGCAAGTACCAA GCGTCCAGAGTCCTGAGCAACATGAAGGGTCTGCAGGGAGGAACTCTGTTCCTGGCTCACGGGACGGCCGACG CCAACGTCCACTTCACGCACTCCGCAGAGCTCATCAAGCACTTGATAAAGATCGGAGCCAACTACACCATGCAG ATCTACCCGGACGAGGGACACTTCCTGTCCCAGCGCAGCCGCATCCAGCTGACTCACTCCCTGATTGGTTATTTCCGCGGCTGTCTCCTCGACGCGTCGTCGTTACTCGAGCAGCAGCGGGACGACGAGTGA
- the LOC133933894 gene encoding inactive dipeptidyl peptidase 10-like isoform X4, giving the protein MTASKDPTKKKPKEPQQDEEFVDVSVPQRNWKGIAISLLVIVVVCSLITMSVVVLTPVEVPGSSRSRLTVADLYKPEFSVHDPEATWISDSEVVYRNRDGHVIKFNFALNQTEVILSNSTFVAFKVAKYSLSADLKYALFAYDVKRMYRYSYTASYIVYNIYTREVWELNPPEVQNAVLQHAAWGKQGQQLIYIFENNIYYQSDVKSVSLRITSSGKEGVIFNGLADWLYEEEILHSHLAHWWSPDGERLAFLTIDDTRVPNMALPQFTGSTYPKGLQYPYPMAGQTNPAVKLSLVNLFGATHTQELLPPDQLRHRDFYVTMVKWISPTHLVVRWVNRAQNLSLLTECDATLGVCLQRHRDTSETWLSRQGQEPLFSKDRSRFFLTLPVKQGGQGDFHHITMFTKKLRSDQDEVRHLTSGDWEVTDIVAYDENNQLVYFLSTEESAQQRHLFWVSTLGLFPRRCLTCGLKEECTFFEANVHPDAQHAVLSCKGPGVPAVLLLNLDDVDSYFILENNLPLRTALGTKRTVQTDIRVITHGNFELPLKLNYPPDFSESFLYGLLLVVGSSPGTQTVTQEFRPDWDWVLVGSEQVIVARLDGRGSGFRGQRVSQDVHLKLGSVDAEDQMAALEYLVKLPFIDRTRVGVFGEDYGGFLALTMLKSPERLVRCAAAQTPVIDWSMYASAFSERYLGSPSTEESKYQASRVLSNMKGLQGGTLFLAHGTADANVHFTHSAELIKHLIKIGANYTMQIYPDEGHFLSQRSRIQLTHSLIGYFRGCLLDASSLLEQQRDDE; this is encoded by the exons GAGTTTGTGGACGTGAGCGTGCCGCAGAGGAACTGGAAGGGCATCGCCATCTCCCTGCTGGTCATCGTGGTGGTGTGCTCGCTCATCACCATGTCCGTGGTCGTCCTCACACCCG TGGAGGTTCCCGGCAGCAGCAGGTCCAGGCTGACGGTGGCAGATCTGTACAAGCCCGAGTTCAGCGTCCACGACCCCGAGGCCACGTGGATCAGTG ATTCCGAGGTGGTTTACAGGAACCGTGACGGCCACGTCATCAAGTTCAACTTCGCCCTGAACCAGACGGAGGTCATTCTGAGCAACAGCACGTTT GTGGCTTTCAAGGTGGCCAAGTACTCGCTCTCTGCAGATCTGAAGTACGCGCTGTTCGCCTACGACGTCAAGCGG ATGTACAGATATTCCTACACGGCGTCTTACATCGTCTACAACATCTACACAAG gGAGGTGTGGGAGCTGAATCCTCCTGAGGTCCAGAACGCTGTGCTCCAACACGCAGCCTGGGGCAAACAAGGACAACAGCTG aTCTACATCTTTGAGAACAACATCTACTACCAGTCGGATGTGAAGAGCGTCTCCCTGAGGATCACTTCCTCCGGGAAGGAGGGCGTCATCTTCAACGGCCTCGCTGATTGGCTGTACGAAG AGGAGATCCTGCACTCACACCTGGCTCACTGGTGGTCGCCGGACGGGGAGCGACTGGCCTTCCTCACCATCGACGACACCCGGGTGCCCAACATGGCTCTGCCCCAGTTCACCGGCAGCACCTACCCCAAAGGGCTCCAGTACCCCTACCCCATG GCCGGTCAGACGAACCCTGCGGTCAAGCTGTCTCTGGTCAACCTGTTCGGAGCGACTCACActcaggagctgctgcctcCAGATCAGCTGCGGCACCGAGACTTCTACGTCACGATGGTGAAGTGGATCAGCCCCACCCACCTCGTGGTGCGCTGGGTCAACCGGGCGCAGAACCTGTCGCTGCTGACGGAGTGCGACGCCACGCTGGGAGTCTGTCTTCAG agacacagggacacctCGGAGACGTGGCTGTCCAGACAG ggccAGGAGCCGCTGTTCTCCAAGGACAGGAGCAGGTTCTTCCTCACGCTGCCTGTGAAACAAGGAGGTCAGGGAGACTTCCACCACATCACCATGTTCACAAAGAAG CTGCGGAGCGACCAGGACGAGGTTCGCCATCTGACGTCAGGAGACTGGGAGGTGACGGACATCGTGGCTTACGACGAGAACAACCAGCTCGT ATACTTCCTGAGCACAGAGGAGTCGGCGCAGCAGAGACACTTATTCTG GGTCTCCACCCTCGGCCTCTTTCCACGGAGATGTCTCACCTGTGGACTGAAGGAGGAGTGTACCTTTTTCGAGGCGAACGTCCACCCCGACGCTCAGCACGCCGTCCTGAGCTGCAAAG GCCCTGGAGTTCCAGCTGTGCTGCTCCTGAATCTGGACGACGTGGACT CGTATTTCATCCTGGAGAACAACCTGCCCCTCCGCACGGCGCTCGGGACCAAGAGGACGGTTCAGACCGACATCCGCGTCATCACACACGGCAACTTCG AGCTGCCGCTGAAGCTCAACTACCCCCCCGACTTCTCCGAGTCCTTCCTCTACGGCCTCCTCCTCGTCGT CGGCAGTTCTCCCGGGACCCAGACGGTGACGCAGGAGTTCAGGCCGGACTGGGACTGGGTGCTGGTGGGATCTGAGCAGGTCATCGTGGCTCGACTGGACGGCAGAGGTTCTGggttcagaggtcaaag GGTTTCACAGGACGTTCATCTGAAGCTCGGCTCCGTGGACGCTGAAGACCAGATGGCTGCTCTCGA gTACCTGGTGAAGCTGCCGTTCATCGACCGCACTCGGGTCGGAGTCTTCGGGGAG GATTACGGCGGCTTCCTGGCGCTGACGATGCTGAAGTCGCCGGAGCGGCTGGTGCGATGCGCTGCGGCTCAGACCCCCGTCATCGACTGGTCCATGTACG CCTCGGCCTTTTCTGAGAGATACCTGGGCTCGCCCTCCACCGAGGAGAGCAAGTACCAA GCGTCCAGAGTCCTGAGCAACATGAAGGGTCTGCAGGGAGGAACTCTGTTCCTGGCTCACGGGACGGCCGACG CCAACGTCCACTTCACGCACTCCGCAGAGCTCATCAAGCACTTGATAAAGATCGGAGCCAACTACACCATGCAG ATCTACCCGGACGAGGGACACTTCCTGTCCCAGCGCAGCCGCATCCAGCTGACTCACTCCCTGATTGGTTATTTCCGCGGCTGTCTCCTCGACGCGTCGTCGTTACTCGAGCAGCAGCGGGACGACGAGTGA